In Bradyrhizobium sp. 200, the sequence GGTTCCGCGTTGCTGCGGCCTTCTTGGCAGAGCGTGATCGTGCGGCTGCCGGCCGGCGTGCCGCGGCCTTGCCACCGCGCGGGCCGCCGATCCGGCCGCCCTTTTTCGCCGCAACATTGGTGTCCTTGACGCCGCGGCCGGAGCCGCTCTTGTTGCCGCCGCCGGTTTCCTTGTTGACGGTCGCCCAGGCGCGCCGCTCGGCCTCCTTCTTGCCGACGCCGCGCTTCTCGTAACCTTCCTCGATATGTTCGGCCCTGCGTTTCTGCTTGCTGGTGTAGCTCGATTTGTCTCCGCGGGGCATGGGTCATCTCCCTCGCTGTTACGGTCGCTCACGAGGCGCAACGCATGGCGCGCGTGCGGGTTCCGACACGAGAGCGTGCTGTTCAAGCGTATCGGTTGCCGATCACCGCATCGTCGGCGGGGTATCGAGATGGCCTGACAGGATCGCCTTGCCGGCATCCTCATAATGCGCGTCGCGGCCCTGGATCTGCTGCGCGATCGCGTGCATGTCGCGAAAGCGGCGCTCGAACTTGTTGGCGTTGAACACGGCCGTGGCGCCGGCCATGCGATAGGCGGTGTCGACCACCGCGGCCGATTGATGGATGGTCCAGGTGGCGGCAATGCGAAGCGCGATGCGATGCGCCTCCGTGGTGGCCTCGCCGCGCGAAAGATCGCGCCAAACCTCAGTTGCGGTCGCGTAGAGATAGGCGCGCGCGGCACGCAGGCTCGCCTCGGTGCGGCCGATCTGTCCCTGCACGGCATTGTTGTCGCGCATGGCCTTCAGCGCTTGGGGCGTCTTGGCGCGGGCGAGGTCGATCGCTGCATCAAGCGTGGCGCGGGCGACGCCGAGCGAGGTTGCCGCAAAGCCCATGCCGAACACCATGTTGGTGGAGAGCTTGTACAGCGGCCCGTTCTCGCGCCGCGCCTGCGGCTCGTCGCGCAGCGCGGCAAACTTCTCAGGTATGAAGAGGTTGTCGACCGAATAGGAATCGGTGCCGGTGCCGCGCAGCCCGATCACGTCCCAGACGTCATACATGGTGGCGCTGGTGACCGGAAACAGGATGGTGCGGATCTCCGGCGAGCCGTCCGGCTTGCGCCGCGGTGTGCCGTCGGCCTCGACGACGCGGACATGGGCGCCCAGCCAGCTCGCCTGCCGCGAGCCGGAAGCGAAATCCCAGCGCGCGCTGGCCTTGTAGCCGCCCGGAACCGCCTGCACTTCATGATTGATCGCGCCCCATGCCAGGATGCCGGGCGCGACGTTGAAGATCTCGTTGGCGGCATCGGGATCGAGATAGGCCGCGGTCATGGCGCAGACGCTGCACTGGCCGAGGCACCACGCGGTCGAGGCATCCGCCTTGGCGATCTCCTCCTGCATCCGCATGAAGGTTTCGAGCGAGGTCTCGATGCCGCCAAAGCTCTTCGGCAGCAGCGCACGGTAAAGCCCGTTCTCGATCAGCGCCTGTGTCACTGCTGATGTCAGCCGCCGCGTCCGCTCGATTTCGTCGGCTTCGCGCGCGATCAGGGGAGCAAGCGCGCGTGCACGCTCGACGAGGTCGAGGCCGGGATTCTTGTTCATGCGCTTCCTCGCATTGTTGAATTTTCTTTTGCGCAATCGCGATGGTGACCCATCCGCCGCCGCCGATCAAGGGCGCAACGCCATCAGTCGCGCAGGAAATAGTTGTTGCAACTATAGGTGCGCCGGGCTGTGCAATGGGTTACTCTCACGGCACGGCAGGGGAGGCGCTAGTGATGGATATCAGCCTTTTCGAACCTGATGACCTCAAGAACATCCCGACCTTTCGAGCGGCCTATTCGGATCGCACGGCGTTACTGATGGCCAAGCTGGCCTTTCGTGCCTACAACGATTTTGACGGCAGCGAGGCGGCGTTCAAGACGTTCAGAACGGATTTGTGCGCGCTGGGATTTATCGAGTGCAGCGGCCTGATCGACCGGGATGTCGGCACGGCAGGTTATATCGTCGAAGGCAACGACATCATCGTCGTCGTATTTCGCGGAACCCAGGACGAGTTGGACTGGAAGACGAATGTGAACGCGCGGTTCGTTGCCTTGCAGGGCGGCACGCGCGTGCACACGGGTTTTTTCCAGGCGTACTGGCCTATCCGCGACGCCATGTTCGAGTTCATCAAGCGGGCCATCGCAGCGAAGCCGCGTCCGATTTATGTCACCGGCCATTCGCTCGGAGGCGCCCTTGCGCTGATGGCGACCGCCGAACTGGCCAATGACGACGATGCGACGGTGCGCGACTGTGTTGCGGCCTGCTACACCTTTGGCTGTCCGCGCGCGGGTGACGCCTCCTTCGACATATACGTCAAGGCTCCGCTGTACCGGATCACCAACGGTGTCGACCTCGTGCCGGCGATTCCTCCGGCCATCCTTGGCTATCGTCACGTCGGC encodes:
- a CDS encoding lipase family protein; amino-acid sequence: MDISLFEPDDLKNIPTFRAAYSDRTALLMAKLAFRAYNDFDGSEAAFKTFRTDLCALGFIECSGLIDRDVGTAGYIVEGNDIIVVVFRGTQDELDWKTNVNARFVALQGGTRVHTGFFQAYWPIRDAMFEFIKRAIAAKPRPIYVTGHSLGGALALMATAELANDDDATVRDCVAACYTFGCPRAGDASFDIYVKAPLYRITNGVDLVPAIPPAILGYRHVGDTRYFGKVGVAPVRRSPNWLQKIWRTLWGLVALIRTGKFRNIADHSMTVYVGKLDAWAKDNLKQTQDRREVTADPAIASKA
- a CDS encoding plasmid stabilization protein, with protein sequence MPRGDKSSYTSKQKRRAEHIEEGYEKRGVGKKEAERRAWATVNKETGGGNKSGSGRGVKDTNVAAKKGGRIGGPRGGKAAARRPAAARSRSAKKAAATRNRKTAARSSARKTARRK
- a CDS encoding acyl-CoA dehydrogenase family protein; translation: MNKNPGLDLVERARALAPLIAREADEIERTRRLTSAVTQALIENGLYRALLPKSFGGIETSLETFMRMQEEIAKADASTAWCLGQCSVCAMTAAYLDPDAANEIFNVAPGILAWGAINHEVQAVPGGYKASARWDFASGSRQASWLGAHVRVVEADGTPRRKPDGSPEIRTILFPVTSATMYDVWDVIGLRGTGTDSYSVDNLFIPEKFAALRDEPQARRENGPLYKLSTNMVFGMGFAATSLGVARATLDAAIDLARAKTPQALKAMRDNNAVQGQIGRTEASLRAARAYLYATATEVWRDLSRGEATTEAHRIALRIAATWTIHQSAAVVDTAYRMAGATAVFNANKFERRFRDMHAIAQQIQGRDAHYEDAGKAILSGHLDTPPTMR